From the genome of Spirosomataceae bacterium TFI 002, one region includes:
- a CDS encoding protein involved in gliding motility GldF, producing the protein MLAILTKELNSFLNSLIAYIVIVLFLVLTGLVLWVFPSTNILDYGFAEMDSFFQLTPFVLLFLIPAITMRSFSEEFKTGTIELLFTKPISSLNIVAGKYTASWVLVIIAIIPTIVYYYIISYLGNPQGNIDTAQVIGSYFGLILLSGVFVAVGLCISALTENQIVAFLISGFVCYFWFDGIHQLSGLFTGGSGYWVDYFSLHYHYQSLSRGVIDSRNVLFMVSAIILLILLTKFILNQKKK; encoded by the coding sequence ATGCTAGCAATCTTAACCAAGGAGTTGAATAGTTTCCTCAACTCGTTAATTGCATACATCGTTATTGTACTTTTTCTTGTACTCACGGGCTTGGTGCTTTGGGTTTTCCCTAGCACTAATATCCTAGATTATGGCTTTGCAGAAATGGATAGCTTTTTTCAGCTTACGCCTTTCGTTTTGCTATTTCTTATTCCGGCCATTACGATGCGAAGCTTTTCGGAGGAATTCAAAACTGGAACTATCGAACTGCTATTTACTAAGCCTATCTCCTCTCTTAACATTGTAGCAGGGAAATACACAGCGTCTTGGGTTTTGGTAATAATCGCCATTATCCCTACCATAGTTTACTATTATATCATTTCCTATTTAGGCAACCCACAGGGTAATATTGATACTGCACAAGTAATAGGATCGTATTTCGGTTTGATCTTGCTGTCTGGTGTTTTCGTTGCAGTAGGCCTATGTATTTCTGCCCTAACGGAGAATCAAATTGTTGCCTTTCTAATCTCAGGATTTGTTTGTTACTTTTGGTTCGATGGAATACATCAGCTTTCAGGGCTTTTTACTGGCGGTAGTGGTTACTGGGTAGACTATTTCAGTTTACACTATCATTATCAATCATTGAGCAGAGGAGTAATAGATAGCAGAAATGTGCTATTTATGGTCTCAGCCATCATACTGTTGATTTTACTCACGAAGTTCATTTTGAACCAAAAGAAAAAATGA
- a CDS encoding cell surface protein SprA: protein MLIKSTHLKYFLLITFTVLVSFNAELLAQNVTRTTGTVDSISRGGFAPVYRWKDSYLNSFTYDLSKSPFLKLNVDSLQTRIFFQPQSENINIEEKLGSELNHKLPQAMTFNEYSSLQNVAVRKSILRDYERMQDGNSNTSGRGLKPLLKKNPIVDRIFGGKAPEFKPNGFISADVRFGTSFNANPQLPIQQWRRPIFDFDQQISVNFNSLFNNSGGNGDFNGNTGNPNQGNSAEDLSKLGKTLGGLMGAGKQARDKVNILGNIDTKSAFSFENQFKLNFQNEPEDILQSIELGNVSFPLRSQLIPGVDKLMGLKAGLRFGKLDITTVLAQQTSRTESIFISGGNQSRPFEIRADNYDENKHFFLSHFFRDQYEASLKNLPMVTSQALITRVEVYVTNRTKTVGSMRNLVGLADLGEGNPFSTSVTSNNLPNNVASNTSNSLGDLLQSQDVNFRRIDNTNITLEQQGLSKGIDFEILRGAKRLTDREFQFHPQLGYLSLLTPLRNDEILAVAYEYVYNGKSYKVGELTEDYSIRAEEEVVALKMLKSSTIRNRLDNPMWDLMMKNVYSLSQGQIEREGFQLRVIYKDDATGLDSPNLPESSLNEIPLIEILGLDKLNYNNDRQKDGNFDYVENITINELQGAIIFPQLEPFGSYLNNYLTDERLKTKYVFQELYDKTLTDAQQVNVKNKFFIKGSVQSSSKDIPLPLGASGGAVRVYSGGSQLQEGVDYQVDTQIGRIRLINPSILASGRTIRVDYERPDLFQTQIRRLFGVRFDYTVSPALRIGGTYMDLKENTPGFLTRTAIGNEPINNTLWGLDVNFKKEGNGFTRILDKLPLIQTKEPSSILLSAEFAQLIPGVNDKRVNGNAMIDDFEGARTINDLTRQPQRWRLGSTPDDFNVRTTPIYGYNYKRAKIAAYSVDVSTYLTGFGQGTVLPRAVTDAANNNLFERAFQIQDIFPGRSRPVLGQQIPTTILDISYFPQERGMYNYNPNLNTKGLLPNPKENFGAVMRGITFDADFDNSNVEYLEFWMLNPFPPQLDENNTKYKVRDGVFDKANTTGGKLVFHLGDISEDVIPDSRFNFENGIPPYDSTGRQADSTSWGSAPRTQFVTDAFDNAERAREQQDVGLEGLKNSREREFPHIKNFLDNINVDSDVRAEIEADPSADDFKFFLDPSFTDSDFLVKRYKNYLGMENNSPVITETQNISAAATVQADKEDINEDNTINDVESYHEYEVSLKPGDLQVGNKYIVDKVIAAGDAEWYLFRIPIRQATGTKGGITGFKSIRFMRMLMTEWEQPVVLRFAALQLVANSYRTYTQDLNSNTILDTPEPYDADFKVTTVSVEENGCTEEGECNVKDGQTPYVVPPGFIRDRDLTQQIFRQFNEQSVSMSVTNLKDGDKRGIFKNTKLDLNMYKRIKMFVHMQNQSNADLGGAFIRFGTDLKTNYYEVEIPKLKATVNGNSGVVDEIWPEENEFDFALDDLRDLKISRNRDLGQGDVALDKPYTKEITITGRNYLDEDVQRTYRFTVVGNPDFSNALVWMVGASNPKNGTEIGSPESFSIWVNELRANGFDQTKGEAGVINADIKLADIGNISISGNMNTFGFGGVQSGISARSRETAQGFGVASTLELDKFMPEKWGWSIPLFMNYDQQTIKPHFNPLDPDIVLERSLLQFDTEAERQAYRDLVIDQTVNKGFNLANVRKIQTDPAAKAHLYDIENFSFSYAQNSLRRSNVLIEEYASEQQKGALAYEFSPKQILWEPFKSSKALEKPSRKWVKDFNFSPIPNLFAFRTDFDRSFIKTQYRNAELGTAGVDPNFIKFFNTNRFYDVQWDFTKSINFNYSAQMRSLIDEPYGEKDKEAVWDNLKSFGRANYFKQSIQATYAIPLDKFFLLDWIKSDARFNADYIFRANSWDFDQGTSITDSDNIQFGNFIENNREYAFQGQIDLVRLYNKLKYLRFANSPDAPKERFSRAPGVEDEVTLQTSDLLKKFTRLLMTVRGVNFNFVRTEGTILPGFLETPNLLGLAKGSQAPGLGFAMFGSQKADLNQFAQNGWLSESRVRNDPFTQNRQTKFDFSTNLEPWTGFRMQIRGNYARGDSYQQIYKPDQDGTFGASNPFRNGTFSMSFWSFKTVFKKMDDNPETNYRYEVFENMKANRQLVIDKLNQINGSGEDAGYHPNSQDVLIPAFFAAYTGNTVDNIFDKVVKKGKNTFNPFLQFPMPNWRIDYGGLEKLPIFNKAFSSLTLNHSYNSTYSVGNFTSSLLYGAGLVNLDVRDYRLGDQTSLFESNGTSVSYFLPVFIMSAITMEERYSPLIGVQFTLKNKISGSIRYNKERRASLNLSNTQVAEQTSDDLNFGFGFKKAGIKLPFRGRDGNLVVLKNDVNFRFDLTLRDQKLLQRRLDSQYANSAEDGTYGEVIPIQGNYNFQLRPQVQYQFNKKLSMSFYIEHFKNLPFTSITFARSQTVGGINMRFNLAD from the coding sequence ATGCTAATAAAGAGTACTCATTTAAAATATTTCCTCTTAATAACCTTTACTGTTTTAGTCAGTTTTAACGCCGAGCTATTGGCTCAAAACGTGACTCGAACTACTGGTACAGTTGATAGCATCTCGCGAGGAGGATTTGCCCCAGTATATCGCTGGAAAGACAGCTATTTAAACTCTTTTACTTATGATTTATCAAAATCTCCATTCTTAAAACTGAATGTTGATAGCCTTCAAACGAGGATATTTTTCCAACCACAAAGTGAAAATATAAACATAGAAGAAAAGCTAGGAAGCGAGCTAAACCATAAGCTCCCTCAGGCAATGACTTTCAATGAATATTCGAGCCTTCAAAACGTCGCTGTGCGAAAAAGCATCCTCAGAGATTATGAGCGAATGCAAGACGGTAACTCAAATACGAGTGGTAGAGGCTTAAAACCTTTGCTCAAAAAAAACCCAATTGTAGATAGAATATTTGGTGGAAAAGCACCAGAGTTTAAACCAAATGGATTTATATCTGCCGATGTGAGGTTTGGTACTAGTTTTAATGCCAACCCACAACTACCTATTCAGCAATGGAGGCGACCAATTTTTGATTTCGATCAGCAAATAAGTGTCAATTTCAATAGCCTTTTCAATAACTCTGGGGGCAATGGTGATTTTAATGGAAACACAGGCAATCCAAATCAAGGAAACTCTGCCGAAGATTTAAGCAAACTGGGCAAAACCCTTGGCGGGCTAATGGGAGCTGGAAAGCAGGCAAGGGATAAGGTAAATATCCTTGGAAATATTGACACCAAATCTGCATTTTCTTTTGAAAACCAATTCAAACTTAATTTCCAAAACGAACCTGAAGATATTCTTCAATCAATAGAATTGGGAAATGTGAGTTTTCCATTAAGAAGTCAGTTAATTCCAGGTGTTGATAAATTGATGGGTTTAAAAGCCGGATTAAGGTTTGGAAAACTAGATATTACTACTGTTCTCGCTCAGCAAACCTCACGAACAGAATCAATTTTCATTAGCGGAGGAAACCAAAGCCGTCCGTTTGAAATAAGAGCGGATAACTACGACGAAAACAAACACTTTTTCCTTTCTCACTTTTTCAGAGATCAATACGAAGCAAGCCTTAAAAACCTTCCAATGGTTACTTCTCAAGCTCTTATCACAAGAGTAGAAGTTTACGTTACCAACAGAACCAAAACGGTAGGAAGTATGCGAAACCTAGTTGGTTTGGCTGATTTAGGTGAAGGAAATCCTTTTAGTACTAGCGTAACATCTAACAACTTACCAAATAATGTTGCTTCAAACACCTCGAATAGTTTAGGAGATTTACTTCAAAGCCAAGACGTAAACTTCAGAAGAATTGATAATACCAATATTACACTTGAACAACAGGGCTTAAGCAAAGGGATTGATTTTGAAATTTTAAGAGGAGCAAAGAGATTAACTGACCGCGAATTTCAGTTTCATCCTCAACTTGGATACTTATCGCTACTAACTCCCCTCAGAAACGATGAAATTTTAGCAGTTGCTTACGAATACGTTTACAATGGCAAGAGCTATAAAGTAGGGGAATTAACCGAAGACTATTCCATTAGAGCAGAAGAAGAGGTTGTAGCATTAAAAATGTTAAAATCATCTACCATTAGAAACCGATTGGACAACCCGATGTGGGATTTAATGATGAAAAATGTCTATAGCCTTTCGCAAGGTCAAATAGAAAGAGAAGGTTTTCAATTAAGAGTCATCTATAAAGATGATGCAACTGGTCTCGATAGTCCAAACCTACCTGAATCTAGTTTAAATGAAATTCCATTAATTGAAATTTTGGGTCTCGATAAACTGAATTATAATAACGACAGACAAAAGGATGGCAATTTTGACTACGTTGAAAACATTACTATCAATGAGCTGCAAGGAGCAATTATTTTCCCTCAACTTGAGCCATTCGGTTCGTATCTGAATAATTATCTTACGGATGAACGCCTAAAAACAAAGTATGTTTTTCAGGAGCTTTATGACAAAACATTAACAGATGCACAGCAAGTCAATGTTAAAAACAAGTTTTTCATTAAAGGTTCGGTTCAGTCATCGAGCAAAGACATTCCATTACCTCTTGGAGCGAGTGGTGGTGCTGTTAGAGTGTATTCTGGCGGATCCCAACTTCAAGAAGGAGTTGATTACCAAGTAGATACTCAAATTGGAAGAATAAGGTTAATCAATCCTAGTATTCTGGCTTCTGGAAGAACCATAAGAGTAGATTACGAAAGACCAGATTTATTTCAAACTCAAATACGTAGACTTTTTGGTGTTCGATTTGACTATACAGTAAGTCCAGCATTACGAATTGGTGGAACTTACATGGATTTGAAAGAAAACACTCCAGGTTTCTTAACACGTACTGCCATTGGAAACGAACCTATAAATAATACGCTTTGGGGATTAGATGTAAACTTCAAAAAAGAAGGAAACGGCTTTACTCGAATTTTGGATAAACTTCCTTTGATTCAAACCAAAGAACCTTCTAGCATTCTTTTAAGTGCAGAATTTGCTCAGCTTATTCCGGGAGTAAACGACAAGCGTGTCAATGGCAATGCCATGATTGACGATTTTGAAGGTGCAAGGACAATCAATGACCTTACACGCCAACCACAACGTTGGAGACTCGGAAGTACTCCGGATGATTTTAACGTAAGAACCACTCCCATTTATGGTTACAACTACAAAAGAGCTAAAATTGCAGCTTATTCTGTAGATGTTTCAACCTATCTAACTGGATTTGGCCAAGGAACTGTACTTCCTAGAGCAGTAACAGATGCAGCCAACAATAACCTTTTTGAAAGAGCATTTCAAATTCAAGATATTTTCCCTGGAAGATCAAGACCGGTATTGGGACAACAGATACCCACCACAATCTTAGACATATCTTATTTCCCGCAAGAGCGTGGAATGTATAACTATAACCCAAATCTGAATACAAAAGGCTTACTGCCAAACCCTAAAGAGAATTTTGGGGCAGTGATGCGTGGAATTACATTTGATGCCGATTTTGACAATTCAAATGTAGAGTATTTAGAATTTTGGATGCTAAATCCATTCCCTCCACAACTTGACGAAAACAATACCAAATACAAGGTAAGAGACGGAGTATTTGACAAAGCCAACACAACTGGCGGAAAACTCGTTTTTCATCTAGGAGATATCTCCGAGGATGTAATTCCCGATAGCCGATTTAACTTTGAAAATGGTATCCCTCCATATGATTCTACTGGTCGCCAAGCGGATAGTACATCTTGGGGAAGTGCTCCGAGAACTCAGTTCGTAACTGATGCATTTGATAATGCCGAAAGAGCAAGAGAACAACAAGACGTAGGTCTCGAAGGCTTGAAAAATTCGAGAGAAAGAGAATTCCCACACATTAAAAACTTTTTGGACAATATCAATGTGGATTCAGATGTTCGTGCAGAAATAGAGGCTGACCCATCTGCCGATGATTTCAAATTCTTCTTAGATCCAAGTTTTACCGATAGCGATTTCCTTGTAAAAAGGTATAAAAACTACCTTGGTATGGAGAATAACTCACCGGTAATTACCGAAACTCAAAATATCTCAGCAGCGGCAACAGTTCAAGCCGACAAAGAAGATATCAATGAGGATAATACCATTAATGATGTAGAAAGTTATCATGAGTACGAAGTATCATTAAAGCCAGGTGACTTACAAGTTGGCAATAAATATATTGTTGATAAGGTAATAGCAGCAGGTGACGCCGAATGGTACCTCTTCCGAATTCCAATTAGACAAGCAACAGGAACCAAAGGTGGCATTACAGGTTTTAAATCAATCAGGTTCATGAGAATGCTCATGACCGAATGGGAACAACCAGTAGTTCTTCGTTTTGCGGCATTACAATTGGTTGCCAATTCCTACAGAACATATACCCAAGACCTGAATAGCAATACTATACTTGATACTCCAGAACCATATGATGCTGATTTCAAAGTAACGACCGTTTCTGTTGAAGAAAATGGATGTACAGAAGAAGGAGAATGTAACGTAAAGGACGGCCAAACTCCATATGTGGTTCCTCCTGGGTTTATCAGAGATAGAGATCTTACTCAGCAAATTTTCCGTCAGTTTAATGAGCAGTCGGTTAGCATGTCGGTTACTAATCTTAAGGACGGAGACAAAAGAGGTATTTTCAAAAACACGAAATTGGATCTTAACATGTACAAGCGAATCAAGATGTTTGTACACATGCAAAACCAATCTAATGCAGACCTTGGTGGTGCTTTTATTCGCTTTGGTACAGACCTTAAAACTAATTATTACGAAGTAGAAATACCTAAACTTAAAGCAACCGTCAATGGAAACAGTGGAGTTGTAGACGAAATATGGCCAGAAGAAAACGAATTCGACTTTGCTTTAGATGATTTACGCGATCTTAAAATCTCAAGAAATAGAGATTTAGGCCAAGGTGATGTAGCTCTTGATAAACCATATACCAAAGAAATCACCATTACAGGTAGAAACTATCTTGATGAAGATGTTCAAAGAACTTATCGCTTTACAGTCGTAGGTAATCCTGACTTTAGCAATGCATTGGTTTGGATGGTTGGTGCTAGTAATCCTAAAAATGGAACCGAAATAGGCTCACCAGAAAGCTTCTCAATTTGGGTAAATGAATTGAGAGCAAATGGTTTTGACCAAACTAAAGGTGAAGCTGGAGTAATCAACGCGGATATTAAGCTTGCAGATATTGGAAATATATCGATAAGTGGAAATATGAATACCTTCGGTTTTGGGGGAGTTCAAAGTGGTATTTCTGCGAGATCGAGAGAAACTGCACAGGGTTTTGGAGTTGCTTCTACTCTTGAACTGGACAAGTTTATGCCTGAGAAGTGGGGATGGAGTATTCCTTTATTTATGAACTATGATCAGCAAACGATCAAGCCTCATTTTAATCCTCTCGATCCTGACATTGTATTAGAGCGATCATTACTACAATTCGATACAGAAGCAGAGAGACAGGCCTACAGAGACTTAGTTATAGACCAAACAGTGAACAAAGGATTCAACCTTGCCAATGTTCGTAAAATACAGACTGACCCTGCGGCAAAAGCACATCTGTACGATATTGAAAACTTCTCTTTTTCATACGCTCAAAACAGCCTTAGAAGAAGCAATGTTTTGATTGAGGAATATGCCTCAGAACAACAAAAAGGAGCATTGGCATATGAGTTTAGTCCAAAGCAAATACTTTGGGAGCCTTTTAAAAGTAGCAAAGCATTAGAAAAACCATCTAGAAAGTGGGTGAAAGATTTCAACTTCTCCCCTATTCCAAACCTTTTCGCTTTCCGAACAGATTTTGATAGAAGTTTTATCAAAACACAGTATAGAAATGCAGAATTAGGTACAGCGGGTGTAGATCCCAACTTTATAAAATTCTTTAATACCAACAGATTTTATGATGTGCAATGGGATTTCACTAAATCTATTAATTTCAATTATAGTGCTCAAATGCGTAGCTTAATTGACGAGCCTTATGGAGAAAAAGACAAAGAAGCAGTTTGGGATAACTTGAAGAGTTTCGGTAGAGCGAATTACTTTAAGCAATCTATTCAAGCTACATATGCCATTCCTTTAGACAAGTTCTTCCTTTTGGATTGGATCAAGTCCGATGCAAGATTTAATGCAGATTACATCTTTAGAGCAAACTCGTGGGACTTTGACCAGGGCACTAGTATTACTGATTCGGATAATATCCAGTTTGGTAATTTCATTGAGAACAATAGAGAGTATGCTTTCCAAGGCCAAATCGACCTTGTAAGGCTTTATAACAAATTGAAATACCTTCGTTTCGCCAACTCTCCAGACGCTCCAAAAGAACGCTTCTCTAGAGCCCCTGGTGTAGAAGATGAAGTTACTTTACAGACTTCGGACTTGTTGAAGAAATTTACTCGATTGCTCATGACCGTGCGTGGAGTGAATTTTAACTTTGTGCGAACAGAAGGAACAATTTTACCAGGCTTTTTAGAAACTCCAAACTTACTTGGTCTTGCCAAAGGCTCTCAAGCACCCGGCTTAGGTTTCGCCATGTTTGGTAGTCAAAAAGCAGACCTTAATCAATTTGCTCAGAATGGTTGGCTCTCCGAAAGTAGAGTGAGAAACGATCCGTTTACTCAAAATCGCCAAACAAAGTTTGACTTTAGTACAAACCTTGAACCATGGACTGGCTTTAGGATGCAAATAAGAGGAAATTACGCTCGTGGAGATAGTTACCAGCAAATCTATAAACCCGATCAGGACGGAACTTTCGGTGCAAGCAATCCTTTCCGAAATGGTACTTTTAGCATGTCTTTCTGGTCGTTCAAAACAGTTTTCAAAAAAATGGATGACAATCCAGAAACCAACTATCGTTACGAGGTTTTTGAGAACATGAAAGCAAACAGACAGCTAGTAATTGATAAGTTAAATCAAATAAACGGTAGTGGAGAAGATGCTGGATACCATCCTAACTCTCAAGATGTTTTAATACCTGCTTTCTTTGCAGCCTACACAGGTAACACTGTTGACAATATTTTTGATAAAGTAGTAAAGAAGGGCAAAAACACGTTTAATCCATTTCTACAATTCCCAATGCCCAACTGGCGAATTGACTATGGTGGGTTAGAGAAATTACCAATATTCAATAAAGCTTTTTCGTCACTTACATTGAACCACAGTTATAACAGTACTTATAGCGTAGGTAACTTTACAAGTTCATTGCTATACGGAGCAGGATTGGTAAACCTAGATGTGAGAGATTACCGATTGGGTGATCAAACAAGTCTTTTTGAGTCAAATGGAACCTCTGTTAGTTATTTCTTACCCGTATTCATTATGAGTGCAATTACTATGGAGGAGAGGTATTCTCCCCTCATTGGTGTTCAGTTTACTTTGAAAAACAAAATATCGGGTAGCATTCGATATAACAAAGAGCGAAGAGCTTCGCTTAACTTGAGTAATACTCAAGTAGCTGAACAAACTTCCGATGATCTCAACTTTGGTTTTGGATTCAAAAAAGCTGGTATTAAACTACCGTTCAGAGGGAGAGATGGCAACTTGGTTGTTCTTAAAAACGACGTTAACTTCCGATTTGACCTAACATTGAGAGATCAAAAACTACTACAAAGAAGACTCGATTCTCAATATGCAAATAGTGCAGAAGATGGAACATATGGCGAAGTTATTCCTATTCAAGGAAATTACAACTTCCAGTTGAGACCACAAGTTCAGTATCAGTTTAACAAAAAACTGAGCATGAGTTTCTACATTGAGCACTTCAAAAACCTTCCGTTCACTTCTATTACATTCGCAAGGAGTCAGACAGTAGGAGGAATCAACATGAGGTTTAATTTGGCCGATTAG
- a CDS encoding Holliday junction DNA helicase subunit RuvA → MIAFLKGRLAHKDPTYVLIDVQGVGYEVKISLQTYAALDKTEESVQLHTLLVVREDSQTLYGFSQIEEKELFNHLISVSGIGPNTALVMLSSLSSGEIIQAIISEDVKVIQGVKGIGAKTAQRAIIELKDKLKKEITATGVNPTVFASANLSLRSEALTALTTLGIPKSAAEKNVDTILRRSGGDITLEELIKLALR, encoded by the coding sequence ATGATAGCTTTTCTTAAAGGACGATTAGCCCATAAAGACCCTACCTACGTTTTAATAGACGTGCAAGGAGTTGGCTATGAAGTTAAAATCTCGCTTCAAACCTACGCAGCACTCGACAAAACAGAAGAATCAGTTCAATTACACACGCTTTTGGTGGTAAGAGAAGATTCTCAAACACTGTACGGCTTTTCCCAAATTGAAGAAAAAGAACTTTTTAATCACTTAATTTCTGTTTCAGGAATAGGACCAAATACTGCTCTTGTGATGCTATCTTCACTTTCATCGGGTGAGATTATTCAAGCCATAATTTCGGAAGATGTAAAAGTTATTCAGGGAGTAAAAGGTATAGGAGCCAAAACAGCCCAAAGAGCCATTATTGAGCTAAAAGATAAGCTCAAAAAGGAAATAACAGCTACAGGAGTAAATCCTACGGTGTTTGCCTCTGCTAATTTAAGTCTAAGGAGTGAAGCACTTACTGCCCTTACAACATTGGGGATTCCTAAGTCAGCAGCAGAGAAAAATGTGGATACAATCTTGAGAAGAAGCGGAGGTGATATCACCCTCGAAGAACTCATTAAACTTGCCCTTCGATAA
- a CDS encoding glycine cleavage system H protein, with protein sequence MNFPENLRYTEEHEWIKLGDNNIATIGITSFAQGELGDIVYVEIETEGESFEANEVFGTIEAVKTVSDLFLPVSGKVIEVNEKLADAPELVNEDPYEAGWLIKMEINDPADVEKLLTVEAYKSLIGQ encoded by the coding sequence ATGAATTTTCCAGAAAACTTACGCTATACAGAAGAACACGAATGGATCAAGCTAGGTGATAATAACATAGCTACCATAGGTATCACATCATTTGCCCAAGGCGAATTAGGTGACATCGTTTATGTGGAGATCGAAACAGAAGGTGAAAGCTTCGAAGCTAATGAGGTTTTTGGAACAATAGAGGCAGTAAAAACAGTTTCTGATTTATTCCTTCCTGTTTCTGGAAAAGTAATAGAAGTAAACGAAAAATTAGCTGACGCACCAGAACTTGTAAATGAAGACCCATACGAGGCAGGTTGGTTAATTAAAATGGAAATTAATGACCCAGCGGATGTTGAAAAACTATTAACCGTTGAAGCTTATAAATCTTTAATTGGACAGTAA
- a CDS encoding dihydroorotase — MKVIIRKAKIVDPRSSHHLKTRDILLDNGEIKAIASKIDDTAASEIKGKDLYVSIGFCDMRAFSKEPGHEAMETLESLSAAAAAGGFSNLGIMPNTEPIISSKESISYFKNFSKNSLTQLNAVAAITKNCKGEDFTEMWDLHANGAVAFSDGLYPLWNADIFLKTIQYLAPKKALIINKSEEPTLALFGQMHEGEASTRIGTKGIPSAAEEIMIQRDLKLLEYSGCKSETPLLHFTCISTAESVSLIRRAKAKGLPISCDVAAHHLTFTDNDLLSFDTNLKVSPPLRTRKDQKALLKGLEDGTIDAIVSDHNPLDEEHKKCEFDLADFGAIGLQTVLPSLLQVGLSPELIVEKLTKGYELLGLEQDTIQENTKANLTIFDQSVEWTFEEKDILSRSKNSPFIGRKLKGKVLAISNNGFTKIF, encoded by the coding sequence ATGAAGGTAATAATTCGCAAAGCTAAAATAGTAGATCCTCGATCTAGCCATCATCTCAAAACAAGGGATATCTTGCTAGATAACGGAGAAATTAAGGCTATTGCAAGCAAGATAGACGATACTGCTGCTAGCGAAATTAAAGGCAAAGACCTTTACGTTTCTATTGGGTTTTGCGATATGCGAGCATTTAGCAAAGAACCGGGACACGAGGCAATGGAGACCCTCGAAAGCTTAAGTGCAGCGGCTGCGGCAGGTGGCTTTTCCAATCTTGGAATAATGCCAAACACCGAACCCATTATAAGCTCTAAAGAATCAATCTCCTATTTTAAAAACTTCTCGAAAAATAGCCTGACACAGCTAAATGCCGTTGCAGCTATTACCAAAAATTGCAAAGGAGAGGATTTTACAGAAATGTGGGATTTGCATGCTAATGGAGCTGTAGCTTTTTCAGACGGGCTATATCCGCTTTGGAATGCTGATATTTTCCTAAAAACAATACAATACCTTGCTCCAAAGAAAGCCTTGATCATTAATAAGTCCGAAGAGCCTACACTTGCCCTTTTTGGTCAAATGCACGAAGGTGAGGCCAGTACTAGAATAGGAACAAAAGGAATTCCTTCTGCAGCTGAGGAAATAATGATACAACGTGATCTCAAGTTACTTGAATACAGTGGATGCAAAAGTGAGACACCTCTTTTACACTTTACGTGTATTTCTACGGCTGAAAGTGTATCACTTATTAGAAGAGCAAAAGCTAAAGGACTACCAATAAGCTGTGATGTAGCTGCTCATCATTTAACCTTTACAGACAATGACCTCCTTAGTTTCGATACAAACCTTAAAGTGAGCCCTCCTCTTAGGACTCGCAAGGATCAAAAAGCATTACTAAAAGGCCTAGAAGATGGCACCATTGACGCCATTGTGAGCGATCACAACCCACTCGATGAAGAACATAAGAAGTGTGAGTTTGACTTAGCGGATTTTGGAGCAATAGGATTACAAACAGTATTACCTTCTTTACTTCAAGTTGGCCTTTCTCCTGAATTAATAGTTGAAAAACTCACTAAAGGCTACGAGTTATTGGGGCTTGAACAGGATACAATTCAAGAAAACACAAAAGCCAATCTAACTATTTTTGATCAGTCGGTAGAATGGACTTTTGAAGAAAAAGACATTTTATCTCGTTCCAAAAACTCTCCTTTTATTGGTCGAAAACTAAAAGGGAAAGTACTTGCCATTAGTAACAATGGCTTTACCAAAATATTTTAA